One part of the Corynebacterium aurimucosum ATCC 700975 genome encodes these proteins:
- a CDS encoding DUF418 domain-containing protein: MSARARIVGLDIARSLAIIGMIILHMANLVWSAKVVLSGLPAAGFAIIAGTTMMILARDYSLRVFLKLVARGLIVMLIGVALLPVGGEIQVVLVVMGAAMALTAWVPPLATGWKVLLFALATAGATVLYAPYTLPQVYPLVAFLAYMVAGMLLYDVYLTRPTRTQIVTSAVAVVVTGIGLWQRFNPDIAGWLRFTGHTGVLGEILLSVAVTAVVLHLCLIIGRQLPRLTFPFAALGSMSLTIYILHILTARYWQAHVSLHNTMAALGFVLAFLLLSALWKKFCGKGPAERVVAWAIKEVAA, from the coding sequence GTGTCAGCGCGTGCCCGAATAGTGGGCCTCGATATTGCTCGTTCCTTGGCCATCATCGGGATGATTATTCTGCACATGGCCAACTTGGTGTGGAGCGCCAAAGTGGTGCTCTCTGGGCTGCCGGCGGCGGGCTTTGCCATCATTGCAGGTACCACGATGATGATTCTTGCCCGCGACTACTCGCTGCGGGTCTTCCTCAAGCTGGTCGCCCGCGGCCTGATAGTCATGCTCATCGGCGTGGCCTTGCTTCCCGTGGGCGGTGAGATTCAGGTGGTGCTCGTCGTGATGGGCGCGGCCATGGCTCTCACCGCGTGGGTGCCGCCGCTCGCCACTGGCTGGAAGGTCCTGCTCTTCGCGCTGGCCACCGCGGGCGCCACGGTGCTATACGCGCCCTACACCCTCCCGCAGGTTTACCCCCTCGTGGCATTCCTGGCGTACATGGTGGCAGGCATGCTGCTTTACGACGTCTACCTCACCCGCCCCACCCGCACCCAGATCGTCACGAGCGCGGTGGCCGTCGTCGTTACCGGCATCGGCCTGTGGCAGCGCTTTAACCCTGACATCGCCGGCTGGCTGCGCTTTACGGGCCACACGGGTGTGCTCGGTGAAATCCTTCTCTCCGTGGCGGTCACTGCGGTGGTGCTGCATCTGTGCCTGATCATCGGCCGCCAGCTGCCGCGCTTGACCTTCCCCTTCGCGGCATTGGGCTCGATGTCGTTGACCATCTATATCCTGCACATTCTCACCGCACGCTACTGGCAAGCACACGTCTCGCTGCACAACACCATGGCGGCACTGGGCTTTGTGCTCGCGTTCCTGCTGCTGAGCGCGCTGTGGAAGAAGTTCTGTGGAA